A stretch of the Bradyrhizobium sp. CCBAU 53351 genome encodes the following:
- a CDS encoding acetyl-CoA acetyltransferase: MTIVSPDRIPVIVGIGEIVDRPKEITEGLEPLDLLEQALRRAEADAGAKLLGEVQSLDVVNFLSWRYRDPEKLLAQRLGITPAHCYYGPVGGESPIRYIHEAAKRIARGECSVAAICGAEAQSTATKAERAGAKLPWTPFAHDVEEPKRGAAFQKPLAVKLGVFRPVTVYPFYEAASSAHWGQTPREAMAESGTLWSRYSEAAAQNPNAWLKRRYAPEEITTPSADNRLIAWPYNKLMVANPSVNMGGALMLTSLAKARALGIAEDKLVYPLGGASAEEPRDYLLRDQFYESHPQNAVLKAVVDLAGGDGKKFDAIELYSCFPCVPKMARRTLGLGADVQPTVTGGLTFFGAPLNTYMTHAACAMVRRLRDGGRLGLLYGQGGFVTKHHALVVAKAPPREALAQETGVQAEADRNKRAVPEFASEASGKGRVESFTVLYGRGGNVEHGVVMLRTADDRRTLARIPASDEATLAHLLDMDRTPVGSLGEITMAADGVPEWRVA, translated from the coding sequence ATGACGATTGTTTCCCCCGACCGCATCCCCGTCATCGTCGGCATCGGCGAGATCGTCGACCGCCCGAAGGAGATCACCGAAGGCCTCGAGCCGCTCGACCTGCTCGAACAGGCGCTGCGGCGCGCCGAGGCGGATGCCGGCGCAAAGCTGCTCGGCGAGGTGCAGTCGCTCGACGTCGTCAACTTCCTGAGCTGGCGCTATCGCGATCCGGAAAAGCTGCTGGCGCAACGGCTCGGCATTACGCCAGCGCATTGCTATTACGGCCCGGTCGGCGGCGAGAGCCCGATCCGCTACATCCACGAGGCAGCCAAGCGCATCGCCCGCGGCGAATGCAGCGTGGCGGCGATCTGCGGCGCCGAGGCGCAATCGACCGCGACCAAGGCGGAGCGTGCCGGCGCAAAGCTGCCATGGACGCCGTTCGCCCATGACGTCGAGGAGCCCAAGCGCGGCGCGGCGTTCCAGAAGCCGCTGGCGGTGAAGCTAGGGGTGTTCCGGCCCGTCACGGTCTATCCATTCTACGAGGCCGCCTCCTCCGCGCATTGGGGCCAGACGCCGCGCGAGGCGATGGCGGAATCGGGCACGCTGTGGTCGCGCTATTCGGAGGCCGCCGCGCAAAATCCCAATGCGTGGCTGAAGCGGCGCTATGCGCCGGAGGAGATCACGACGCCGAGCGCGGACAACCGCCTGATCGCGTGGCCCTACAACAAGCTGATGGTCGCCAATCCCAGCGTCAACATGGGCGGCGCACTGATGCTCACCAGCCTCGCCAAGGCGCGCGCGCTCGGCATCGCGGAGGACAAACTGGTCTATCCGCTCGGCGGCGCCTCGGCGGAAGAGCCGCGCGACTATCTGCTGCGCGACCAGTTCTACGAGAGCCATCCGCAGAACGCGGTGCTCAAAGCGGTGGTGGACCTCGCCGGCGGCGACGGGAAAAAGTTCGACGCGATCGAGCTCTATAGCTGCTTCCCCTGCGTACCCAAGATGGCACGGCGCACGCTCGGCCTTGGTGCCGACGTGCAGCCGACCGTGACCGGCGGCCTCACCTTCTTCGGCGCACCGCTCAATACCTACATGACGCATGCGGCCTGCGCGATGGTGCGGCGCCTGCGCGACGGCGGCAGGCTCGGCCTGCTCTATGGCCAGGGCGGCTTCGTCACCAAACATCACGCGCTGGTGGTGGCGAAGGCGCCGCCGCGCGAGGCGCTGGCGCAGGAGACCGGCGTGCAAGCCGAAGCCGACCGCAACAAGCGCGCGGTGCCGGAGTTCGCTAGCGAGGCCTCGGGCAAGGGCAGGGTCGAGAGCTTTACGGTGCTCTACGGCCGCGGCGGCAATGTCGAGCATGGCGTGGTGATGCTGCGGACGGCGGACGACCGGCGCACATTGGCGCGGATACCGGCGAGCGATGAAGCGACGCTGGCGCATCTGCTCGATATGGACCGGACGCCGGTGGGATCGCTGGGCGAGATCACGATGGCCGCGGATGGTGTGCCCGAGTGGCGCGTGGCATAG
- a CDS encoding efflux RND transporter periplasmic adaptor subunit, with product MSPTESGSPVSRRKLGIFGVVALIAAGLVVGTGIRAREEQGSKLREWTDDQAIPSVAVIQPSAKAQSATIDLPGRLEAYYRAPIFARVSGYLKSWSADIGARVKAGQVIAEIEAPDLDQQLLQARADLASQQASARLSEATLNRRKTLVASNFVSAQEIDERTADLSNKNAAVNSGKANVERLEALAGYKKIAAPFDGIVTARDTDVGALINAGGGSGPAMFVVSDITKLRVYVNVPQNYVPAIKIGAKATITLPEYPNRNFQATVEASSQAVDVASGTTRMQLGLDNSSGELMPGGYASVKLNLQRDSAPLSIPASALIFNGSGLRVATVGADDKVLFKPVTIARDLGREIELASGIAADDRVITAPPDGLSDGDPVRVVGARGKPATASEKQAPKG from the coding sequence ATGTCGCCTACTGAATCCGGCTCCCCGGTGTCGCGCCGGAAACTGGGCATCTTCGGCGTGGTGGCGCTGATCGCGGCTGGCCTCGTCGTCGGCACGGGCATCCGTGCTCGCGAGGAGCAGGGCTCCAAGCTGAGGGAATGGACCGATGACCAGGCCATTCCGAGCGTGGCGGTGATACAGCCGAGCGCCAAGGCGCAGAGCGCCACCATCGACCTGCCGGGCCGGCTGGAAGCCTATTACCGCGCGCCGATCTTCGCCCGCGTGTCGGGTTATCTGAAGAGCTGGAGCGCCGACATCGGCGCCCGCGTCAAGGCGGGGCAGGTGATCGCCGAGATCGAGGCGCCCGACCTCGATCAGCAGCTCTTGCAAGCCAGAGCTGACCTCGCCAGCCAGCAGGCCAGCGCGAGGCTGTCGGAGGCAACGCTGAACCGGCGCAAGACGCTGGTCGCCTCCAACTTCGTCTCGGCGCAGGAGATCGACGAGCGCACTGCCGACCTCTCCAACAAGAACGCCGCCGTCAATTCGGGCAAGGCCAATGTCGAACGGCTGGAGGCGCTGGCCGGCTACAAGAAGATCGCCGCGCCGTTCGACGGCATCGTCACCGCGCGCGACACCGACGTCGGCGCCCTGATCAATGCCGGCGGCGGCTCCGGTCCGGCGATGTTCGTGGTCTCGGACATCACCAAGCTGCGCGTCTACGTCAACGTCCCCCAGAATTACGTGCCGGCGATCAAGATCGGCGCCAAGGCGACCATCACGCTGCCGGAATATCCGAACCGGAATTTCCAGGCGACCGTGGAAGCCTCCTCGCAGGCCGTCGACGTCGCCTCCGGCACGACGCGCATGCAGCTCGGGCTCGACAATTCGAGCGGAGAGCTGATGCCCGGCGGCTATGCCAGCGTGAAGCTCAACCTGCAGCGCGACTCCGCGCCTCTCAGCATCCCCGCCAGCGCCCTGATATTCAACGGGAGCGGCTTGCGCGTTGCCACCGTCGGCGCGGACGACAAGGTGCTGTTCAAGCCCGTGACCATCGCCCGCGACCTCGGCCGCGAGATCGAGCTCGCCTCGGGCATCGCGGCAGATGACCGCGTCATCACGGCCCCGCCGGACGGCCTCTCCGACGGCGATCCGGTGCGCGTGGTCGGCGCCAGGGGCAAGCCGGCGACGGCGTCGGAGAAGCAGGCGCCGAAGGGGTAG
- a CDS encoding flavin reductase family protein produces MDYAASELTPRERYKVLTSFILPRPIAWVTTLGPTGVVNAAPFSFFNAFCEDPPLCMFAANRKPGGEDKDTFLNIQRTGEFVVNIADEPLARAMHESSGDFPPEVGEPDYLGLKLAPSTTIAVPRLADTPWAMECKLWKLIDVNDDRKLIMGEGLHFHIRDELWDDETMRVHMDRYHPIGRMFADRYCRTDDRVVFPAAEGAKTK; encoded by the coding sequence ATGGACTACGCCGCCAGCGAGCTGACGCCGCGCGAGCGCTACAAGGTGCTGACGTCCTTCATCCTGCCGCGGCCGATCGCGTGGGTCACGACGCTGGGGCCGACCGGCGTCGTCAACGCAGCGCCATTCAGCTTCTTCAACGCCTTCTGCGAGGATCCGCCGCTCTGCATGTTCGCGGCCAACCGCAAGCCTGGTGGTGAGGACAAGGACACCTTCCTCAACATCCAGCGCACCGGCGAATTCGTGGTCAATATCGCTGATGAGCCGCTGGCGCGAGCGATGCACGAGAGCAGCGGCGACTTTCCGCCTGAGGTCGGTGAGCCAGATTATCTCGGCCTCAAGCTTGCGCCCTCGACGACAATCGCGGTGCCGCGGCTCGCCGACACGCCCTGGGCGATGGAGTGCAAGCTCTGGAAGCTGATCGACGTCAACGACGATCGCAAACTGATCATGGGCGAAGGTCTCCACTTCCACATTCGCGACGAGCTGTGGGATGACGAGACGATGCGGGTGCACATGGACCGCTATCACCCGATCGGCCGCATGTTCGCCGACCGCTATTGCCGCACCGACGACCGCGTGGTGTTTCCGGCGGCGGAAGGCGCAAAGACCAAATAG
- a CDS encoding N-acetyltransferase: MPEAFRDNEERERFELDVDGPIAFVTYRKTDGAITLVHTEVPPELGGRGIGSKLGRATLDAVRAQGRKLLVECDFIRNFMRKSPEYNDLLAEGRNTHAEPQASYRAGCFCGAVEVAVTGKPMFAGYCHCADCQAWSAAPINAFSLWKSDAVRIIKGEAELGTFNKTEHSYRKFCKRCGGHVMTEHPRMRLIDVYANLLKGYRHQPTLHANYASKMVSVRDGLPKYADLPADLGGSGGILPD, translated from the coding sequence ATGCCGGAAGCCTTTCGCGACAATGAAGAACGCGAGCGGTTCGAGCTCGACGTCGACGGGCCGATCGCCTTCGTCACCTACCGCAAGACCGACGGCGCGATCACGCTGGTGCACACCGAGGTGCCGCCGGAGCTCGGCGGCCGCGGCATCGGCTCGAAGCTCGGCCGCGCCACGCTGGATGCGGTGCGGGCGCAGGGCCGCAAGCTCTTGGTCGAGTGCGATTTCATTCGCAATTTCATGCGGAAGAGTCCTGAATACAACGATCTCCTCGCCGAGGGAAGGAACACGCATGCCGAGCCACAGGCGAGCTATCGCGCCGGCTGTTTCTGTGGCGCGGTCGAGGTCGCGGTCACCGGCAAACCGATGTTTGCTGGCTATTGCCATTGCGCCGATTGCCAAGCCTGGTCGGCGGCGCCGATCAACGCCTTCAGCCTGTGGAAGTCGGACGCTGTGCGCATCATTAAGGGCGAGGCAGAGCTCGGGACGTTCAACAAGACCGAGCATTCCTATCGAAAGTTCTGCAAGCGCTGCGGCGGCCACGTCATGACCGAGCATCCGCGGATGCGGCTGATCGACGTCTACGCCAATCTGCTGAAGGGATACCGACACCAGCCGACCCTGCACGCGAACTACGCGAGCAAGATGGTCTCGGTTAGGGATGGCCTGCCGAAATATGCCGACCTGCCCGCGGATCTTGGCGGCTCCGGGGGAATTTTGCCGGATTGA
- a CDS encoding nitronate monooxygenase, producing MKSPICDMLGIEFPLLAFSHCRDVVAAVSRAGGFGVLGATVHTPDTLERELKWIDDHVDGKPYGIDVLIPENISTAGEKDVTWKSLEARVPQEHRAYTRELLKKYDIELASTEVAADQPQPFDGKTALQLLEVSFNHPIRLIANALGVPPKAMIEMGKKHGVPVAALVGAKEHALRQVAAGVDILVVQGTEAGGHCGEVSTMVLVPEVIKAIKPIRDVPVLAAGGIMTGRQMAACMAMGAAGAWTGSVWLATVEAETTEIFREKMIAASSRDAVRSKGRTGKPARQLRSVWTDAWDRAPDSPGALPMPLQSIISRDAFHSIDRAAASGNARARDLVSYFVGQGVGLIDSVKSAGAVVQEFKVDFAEAVEHMNALVAE from the coding sequence ATGAAATCGCCGATCTGCGACATGCTGGGAATCGAGTTCCCGCTGCTGGCCTTTAGCCATTGCCGCGACGTCGTCGCCGCCGTCAGCCGCGCAGGCGGCTTCGGCGTGCTGGGGGCGACCGTGCACACGCCCGATACGCTCGAACGCGAGTTGAAGTGGATCGACGATCACGTCGACGGCAAGCCCTACGGCATCGACGTGCTGATCCCCGAGAACATCTCGACGGCGGGCGAGAAGGACGTCACCTGGAAGAGCCTGGAAGCGCGCGTGCCGCAAGAGCACCGCGCCTACACGCGCGAGCTCCTGAAGAAATACGACATCGAACTGGCGAGCACGGAGGTCGCAGCCGATCAGCCGCAGCCGTTCGACGGAAAAACCGCGCTGCAGCTGCTCGAGGTCTCCTTCAATCATCCGATCCGCCTCATCGCCAACGCGCTCGGCGTACCGCCCAAGGCGATGATCGAGATGGGCAAGAAACACGGCGTGCCGGTCGCAGCGCTGGTCGGCGCCAAGGAGCACGCGCTGCGCCAGGTCGCGGCCGGCGTCGACATCCTCGTGGTGCAGGGCACCGAAGCCGGCGGCCACTGCGGCGAGGTCTCGACCATGGTGCTGGTGCCGGAGGTGATCAAGGCGATCAAGCCGATTCGCGACGTGCCGGTGCTGGCGGCCGGCGGCATCATGACCGGACGGCAGATGGCGGCCTGCATGGCAATGGGCGCGGCCGGCGCCTGGACCGGCTCAGTGTGGCTTGCGACGGTGGAAGCCGAAACCACGGAGATCTTCCGCGAGAAGATGATCGCGGCATCCTCGCGCGACGCCGTGCGCTCCAAGGGACGCACCGGCAAGCCGGCGCGGCAGCTCCGTTCGGTCTGGACCGACGCCTGGGACCGCGCGCCGGACAGCCCGGGCGCCTTGCCGATGCCGCTGCAGAGCATCATCAGCCGCGACGCGTTTCATTCGATCGATCGAGCGGCCGCGAGCGGCAACGCCAGGGCGCGCGATCTCGTCAGCTATTTCGTCGGCCAGGGCGTCGGGCTGATCGACAGCGTGAAGTCGGCGGGTGCCGTGGTGCAGGAGTTCAAGGTAGATTTCGCCGAAGCCGTCGAGCACATGAATGCGCTGGTGGCGGAATGA
- a CDS encoding SDR family NAD(P)-dependent oxidoreductase has product MNLFDLTGRVAVITGGNGGIGLGIAQALAGQGCNVSIWGRNAEKNKAAAASLSGLSGKVDSRVCDVTDPASVNAAMKATLDTFGRVDGCFANAGIGGGGRRSFIERTEEEWRTMFATNLDGVFHAFQAAARHMTERANAGDPFGRLVATSSLASIFGTARNEHYAATKAAINALVRALGVELARHGVTANAILPGWIKSDMTAGIMANEKFVANVMPRIPVRRFGEPSDFGGIAVYLMSKASSYHTADTFVIDGGYTAF; this is encoded by the coding sequence ATGAACCTTTTCGACCTCACCGGCCGCGTCGCCGTGATCACCGGCGGCAATGGCGGCATCGGGCTCGGCATCGCGCAGGCGCTCGCGGGCCAGGGCTGCAACGTCTCGATCTGGGGCCGCAATGCCGAGAAGAACAAGGCCGCCGCCGCGAGCCTGTCGGGGCTCTCCGGCAAGGTCGACAGCCGCGTCTGCGACGTCACCGATCCGGCCTCGGTCAACGCCGCGATGAAGGCGACGCTCGACACTTTCGGCCGGGTCGACGGCTGCTTCGCCAATGCCGGCATCGGCGGCGGCGGCCGGCGCTCCTTCATCGAGCGCACCGAGGAGGAATGGCGCACGATGTTTGCCACCAATCTCGACGGCGTGTTCCATGCCTTCCAGGCTGCCGCGCGGCACATGACCGAGCGCGCCAATGCCGGCGACCCCTTCGGCCGACTGGTTGCGACCTCGAGCCTCGCCTCGATCTTCGGCACCGCGCGCAACGAGCATTATGCCGCGACCAAGGCCGCGATCAACGCGCTGGTGCGCGCGCTCGGCGTCGAGCTCGCCCGCCACGGCGTCACCGCGAACGCGATCCTGCCAGGCTGGATCAAGAGCGACATGACCGCAGGCATCATGGCGAACGAGAAATTCGTCGCCAACGTGATGCCGCGGATTCCGGTGCGGCGCTTCGGCGAGCCATCCGATTTCGGCGGCATCGCGGTCTATCTGATGAGCAAGGCCTCGTCGTACCACACCGCGGATACTTTCGTGATTGACGGCGGCTATACGGCATTTTGA
- a CDS encoding acyl-CoA dehydrogenase family protein, with translation MTKHTYIPRTTNYTLNPGDELNDLRMSDQVRPLYDHVKKFIRDTVEPMSIEFAKAGEGKEDRWSFTPKQLEVLEKAKNKAKQEGLWNFFLPDDETGQGLKNLDYAYIASELGKSPLASESMNCSAPDTGNMEVLERVGTKEQKEKWLKPLLNGEIRSAYVMTEPNVASSDAKNISTTAKLVGDEWVINGEKYYISGVGDPRCKILIVMVKTNPDAAPSKQQSQILVPRDTPGVEVLGPMYVFGQDHAPRGHMHMRFNNVRVPKENMLLGEGRGFEISQLRLGPGRIHHCMRTIGKAEKALDLMVQRGLTREAFGKKIAHLGGNMQIIAQARCEIEAMRLMVLKAAKAMDVLGNKEARVWVSMVKAMVPERACKIIDQAIQMHGATGISHWTPLAEMYQDVRHLRFADGPDEVHWMVVGRHELSMA, from the coding sequence ATGACAAAACACACCTATATTCCCCGCACCACCAACTACACCCTCAATCCCGGCGACGAGCTCAACGACCTCCGGATGTCGGACCAGGTCCGGCCGCTCTACGATCACGTCAAGAAGTTCATCCGCGACACGGTCGAGCCGATGTCGATCGAGTTCGCCAAGGCCGGCGAAGGCAAGGAAGACCGCTGGAGTTTTACGCCGAAGCAGCTCGAGGTGCTGGAGAAGGCCAAGAACAAGGCCAAGCAGGAAGGCCTCTGGAACTTCTTCCTGCCCGACGACGAGACCGGCCAGGGCCTGAAGAACCTCGACTACGCCTATATCGCCTCCGAGCTCGGCAAGAGCCCGCTGGCGTCGGAGAGCATGAACTGCTCGGCCCCCGACACCGGCAACATGGAGGTGCTGGAGCGCGTCGGCACCAAGGAGCAGAAAGAGAAGTGGCTGAAGCCGCTGCTCAACGGCGAGATCCGCTCGGCCTATGTCATGACCGAGCCGAACGTCGCCTCCTCCGACGCCAAGAACATCTCGACGACCGCAAAACTGGTCGGTGACGAATGGGTCATCAACGGCGAGAAGTACTACATCTCCGGCGTCGGCGATCCCCGCTGCAAGATCCTCATCGTGATGGTGAAGACCAACCCGGATGCGGCGCCGAGCAAGCAGCAGTCGCAGATCCTGGTGCCGCGCGACACGCCCGGCGTCGAGGTGCTCGGGCCCATGTACGTGTTCGGCCAGGACCATGCGCCGCGCGGCCACATGCACATGCGCTTCAACAATGTGCGCGTGCCCAAGGAGAACATGCTGCTCGGCGAAGGCCGCGGCTTCGAAATCTCGCAGCTCCGCCTCGGCCCCGGCCGCATCCATCACTGCATGCGCACCATCGGCAAGGCCGAGAAGGCGCTCGACCTGATGGTGCAGCGTGGCCTCACCCGCGAAGCCTTCGGCAAGAAGATCGCCCATCTCGGCGGCAACATGCAAATCATCGCGCAGGCGCGCTGCGAGATCGAGGCGATGCGACTGATGGTGCTGAAGGCCGCCAAGGCGATGGACGTGCTCGGCAACAAGGAGGCCCGCGTCTGGGTCTCCATGGTCAAGGCCATGGTGCCGGAGCGCGCCTGCAAGATCATCGACCAGGCCATCCAGATGCACGGCGCCACCGGCATCTCGCACTGGACTCCCCTCGCCGAGATGTACCAGGACGTGCGTCACCTGCGCTTTGCGGATGGTCCGGACGAGGTGCACTGGATGGTGGTCGGGCGCCACGAGCTGAGCATGGCGTGA
- a CDS encoding enoyl-CoA hydratase/isomerase, whose protein sequence is MQFKHVTLDFDGSVAILRLDHQEVMNAVSVDMLGGLSEALDTIEEKKDEVRCVVLTGAGRAFCTGANLQGRNNQSKKTKAGLTLETGFHPFLRRIRNLHCPIITAVNGPAAGAGMSFALLGDMILCARSSYFLQAFRRIGLVPDCGSTWLLPRLVGRARSIELSLMGERLPAEKALEWGLVNRVYDDGVLMEEAMKLARDLASGPTVALSLIRKLYWDSPENSFEDQLNLEFQCQLRAGDTQDFREGVGAFLEKRPAKFNGR, encoded by the coding sequence ATGCAGTTCAAACACGTCACGCTCGATTTCGATGGTTCGGTCGCTATCCTCAGGCTCGACCATCAGGAGGTGATGAACGCGGTCTCCGTGGACATGCTGGGCGGTCTTTCCGAAGCGCTCGATACGATCGAGGAGAAGAAGGACGAGGTGCGCTGCGTGGTGCTGACCGGCGCGGGCCGCGCCTTCTGCACCGGCGCCAATCTGCAAGGCCGCAACAACCAGTCGAAGAAGACCAAGGCCGGCCTGACGCTGGAGACCGGTTTCCATCCCTTCCTCCGCCGTATCCGCAATCTGCACTGTCCCATCATCACCGCAGTTAACGGCCCGGCCGCCGGCGCCGGCATGAGCTTCGCGCTGCTCGGCGACATGATCTTGTGCGCGCGCTCGTCCTATTTCCTGCAAGCCTTCCGCCGCATCGGCCTCGTGCCGGATTGCGGCTCGACCTGGCTGTTGCCGCGGCTGGTCGGCCGCGCGCGCTCCATCGAATTGTCGCTGATGGGCGAGCGGCTGCCGGCCGAGAAGGCGCTGGAATGGGGCCTCGTCAACCGCGTCTATGACGACGGCGTGCTGATGGAGGAGGCGATGAAGCTCGCGCGCGACCTCGCCAGCGGTCCGACGGTGGCGCTGTCGCTGATCCGCAAGCTCTACTGGGACAGCCCGGAAAATTCCTTTGAGGATCAGCTCAATCTCGAATTCCAATGCCAGCTTCGTGCGGGCGACACCCAGGATTTCCGCGAGGGCGTCGGCGCATTCCTGGAGAAGCGGCCCGCCAAATTCAACGGCAGATGA
- a CDS encoding phosphotransferase family protein, giving the protein MIEAELSRSVQRWCKGATGVIGAAKLSGGASQETWRFDITHPDGPIGAILRRSPKGYGAAPTRAAGLGAEAQLMQLAYEAGVPSPRVMHVLVPEDDLGTGFIMQRVEGETIARKILRDDEFAAARPHLARQIGGILAGLHRLPQDKLPKLRSRSATQEISEFERDYRSLNWPKPVFELALRWLRDHDPGPSGETTLVHGDFRNGNLIIGADGVRAVLDWELAHLGDPMEDLGWVCVNSWRFGEIDKPVGGFGSREELFAGYEAAGRKVDPTRVEFWEVMGTLRWGIMCGGMMQRFREGPDHSMERAMIGRRASETEIDLLRLLAPRGS; this is encoded by the coding sequence ATGATCGAGGCGGAGCTTTCCCGCAGCGTCCAGCGCTGGTGCAAGGGCGCGACCGGCGTCATCGGCGCGGCCAAATTGTCGGGCGGCGCCAGCCAGGAAACCTGGCGCTTCGACATCACGCACCCTGATGGGCCGATCGGCGCGATCCTGCGCCGCTCGCCGAAAGGCTACGGCGCTGCGCCGACGCGCGCGGCGGGTCTTGGGGCTGAAGCGCAGCTGATGCAGCTCGCTTATGAGGCCGGTGTGCCGTCGCCGCGCGTGATGCATGTGCTCGTGCCGGAGGACGATCTTGGAACCGGCTTCATCATGCAGCGCGTCGAAGGCGAGACCATCGCGCGCAAGATTCTGCGCGACGATGAGTTCGCGGCGGCGCGGCCGCATCTGGCGCGCCAGATCGGCGGCATTCTCGCCGGCCTGCATCGGCTGCCGCAGGACAAGCTGCCAAAACTGCGCAGCAGGTCGGCGACGCAGGAGATTTCCGAGTTCGAGCGTGACTATCGCAGCCTGAACTGGCCCAAGCCCGTGTTCGAGCTGGCGCTGCGCTGGCTGCGCGACCACGATCCTGGCCCCTCGGGCGAGACGACCTTGGTGCACGGCGATTTCCGCAACGGCAATCTCATCATCGGTGCCGACGGCGTGCGCGCCGTGCTCGATTGGGAGCTCGCCCATCTCGGCGATCCCATGGAAGATCTCGGCTGGGTCTGCGTCAATTCGTGGCGCTTCGGCGAGATCGACAAGCCTGTCGGCGGTTTTGGCTCGCGTGAGGAGCTGTTTGCGGGTTATGAAGCCGCGGGCCGCAAGGTCGATCCCACGCGCGTCGAATTCTGGGAAGTCATGGGCACGCTGCGCTGGGGCATCATGTGCGGCGGCATGATGCAGCGCTTCCGCGAGGGCCCCGACCATTCGATGGAGCGCGCCATGATCGGCCGCCGCGCCAGCGAGACCGAGATCGATCTGTTGCGGCTGCTAGCGCCGCGCGGGAGCTGA
- a CDS encoding VOC family protein: MFSHIMIGTNDLDKAKTFYDNLLSTLEVRPARVDGHRIFYITKTGVFSVSKPINGEPATCANGGTIGFAANSPEQVDAWHAAGVAAGAKSIEDPPGIRQGPGGKLYLAYLRDLDGNKICAMHRLPN, translated from the coding sequence ATGTTCTCGCACATCATGATCGGCACCAACGATCTCGACAAGGCCAAGACGTTCTACGACAATTTGCTGAGCACGCTCGAGGTCCGGCCCGCCAGGGTCGACGGCCACCGCATCTTCTACATCACCAAGACCGGCGTGTTCTCGGTGTCGAAGCCGATCAACGGCGAGCCCGCGACCTGCGCGAACGGCGGCACGATCGGCTTTGCCGCCAATTCGCCGGAGCAGGTCGATGCCTGGCATGCGGCGGGCGTTGCCGCCGGCGCAAAATCGATCGAGGATCCGCCCGGCATCCGCCAGGGCCCCGGCGGCAAGCTCTATCTCGCCTATTTGCGCGATCTCGACGGCAACAAGATCTGCGCGATGCATCGGCTACCGAACTAA
- the yghU gene encoding glutathione-dependent disulfide-bond oxidoreductase, with the protein MTDTPAYVPPKVWTWNKENGGQFASINRPIAGPTHDKELPVGKHPLQLYSLATPNGVKVTVMLEELLALGHKGAEYDAWLIKIGNGDQFGSGFVAINPNSKIPALMDRSGREPIRVFESGSILFYLAEKFGAFLPKDVKARTEAMSWLFWQMGSAPYLGGGFGHFYAYAPTKIEYAIDRFAMETKRQLDVLDRRLADNEYLAGKEYTIADMAVWPWYGALAKGLVYGAGEFLSVQDYKNVQRWTDQIAQRPAVKRGRMVNRVSGDPASQLHERHDASDFETKTQDKIEPAT; encoded by the coding sequence ATGACCGACACCCCCGCCTACGTGCCGCCCAAAGTCTGGACCTGGAACAAGGAGAATGGCGGGCAGTTCGCCAGCATCAATCGCCCGATCGCCGGCCCCACCCATGACAAGGAGCTTCCGGTCGGCAAGCACCCGCTGCAGCTCTATTCGCTGGCCACCCCGAACGGGGTCAAGGTCACGGTGATGCTGGAGGAGCTGCTGGCCCTCGGCCACAAGGGCGCCGAATACGACGCCTGGCTGATCAAGATCGGCAATGGCGACCAGTTCGGCAGCGGCTTCGTCGCCATCAACCCGAACTCGAAAATCCCGGCGCTGATGGACCGCTCGGGCCGGGAGCCGATCCGGGTGTTCGAATCCGGCTCGATCCTGTTCTACCTCGCCGAGAAGTTCGGCGCCTTCCTGCCGAAGGACGTCAAGGCCCGCACCGAGGCGATGTCCTGGCTGTTCTGGCAGATGGGCAGCGCGCCCTATCTCGGCGGCGGCTTCGGCCATTTCTACGCCTACGCGCCGACCAAGATCGAATACGCCATCGACCGCTTTGCGATGGAGACCAAACGCCAGCTCGACGTGCTCGACCGGCGCCTTGCCGACAACGAATATCTCGCGGGCAAGGAGTACACGATCGCCGACATGGCGGTCTGGCCGTGGTACGGCGCTCTCGCCAAGGGGCTGGTCTATGGCGCCGGCGAGTTTTTGTCGGTGCAGGACTACAAGAACGTGCAGCGCTGGACCGACCAGATCGCGCAGCGCCCCGCCGTGAAGCGCGGCCGCATGGTCAACCGCGTCTCCGGCGATCCCGCCAGCCAGCTGCACGAACGCCACGACGCCAGCGATTTCGAGACCAAGACGCAGGACAAGATCGAGCCTGCGACGTAG